A single region of the Triticum dicoccoides isolate Atlit2015 ecotype Zavitan chromosome 2B, WEW_v2.0, whole genome shotgun sequence genome encodes:
- the LOC119360248 gene encoding cytochrome P450 89A2-like, translated as MTILVMGQPSGEERARRSLAGTCEVATDGGRAGGVADMKACSRLRMYQHELLVLLALLLFGLLAVLRRGRAPPPPPSLAMHKIIDPAVAHRALVDNADAFSNRPPARLHVALAARRGGQWNDNLNSVAHGPHWRALRCNLTAETLHPSRLGGLAPLQREAVQGLVAALSSAPRGSREEVTEVHQYLYGAVFSVVARVCFGDAVDEAHVHAMRHVIQRFQIAIGLVKPFTSMGSVMEKLVEWRRLRRLFAIVVRLKELFLPPIEARRRGVQSPGPRDNDGRRPYVDSLVDLRVPGEDGGRRALRDDEMMQLISEFLGAGTGTAVATLEWALAHLVDKPEMQEKLRGEVDDGEVSRAGAGMPYLHAVVLESLRMHPPLPVIPRHVHADDVGVLVGGMAVPPPAGDFYVNFSAGDIGRDSNIWKDPDEFLPERFLTGGDRDGVGPLPGPKQIRMMPFGAGHRFCPGVGMAMVNMKCFLAALVREFEWATPTSTDTVDLTELDSFFKVMKKPLSARVTRRTKSI; from the exons ATGACGATTTTGGTCATGGGACAGCCATCGGGCGAGGAGAGGGCCCGGAGGAGTTTGGCAGGGACGTGTGAGGTCGCCACGGATGGCGGGAGGGCCGGGGGTGTCGCCGACATGAAG GCATGCAGCAGATTAAGAATGTATCAGCATGAGCTCCTCGTGCTCCTCGCGCTTCTTTTGTTCGGCCTCCTCGCCGTCCTCCGGCGTGGCCGCGCACCTCCTCCTCCACCCTCACTCGCCATGCACAAGATCATCGACCCAGCCGTCGCCCACCGCGCGCTCGTCGACAACGCCGACGCCTTCTCGAACCGCCCGCCCGCGCGCCTGCACGTGGCCCTGGCCGCCCGGCGCGGCGGCCAGTGGAACGACAACCTCAACTCCGTGGCGCATGGCCCGCACTGGCGCGCCCTCCGGTGCAACCTCACCGCCGAGACCCTCCACCCGTCGCGCCTCGGTGGCCTCGCGCCGCTGCAGCGGGAGGCCGTCCAGGGCCTCGTCGCCGCCCTGTCGTCCGCCCCCCGGGGAAGCCGGGAAGAGGTGACGGAGGTGCACCAATACCTCTATGGCGCCGTGTTCTCGGTCGTCGCGCGCGTGTGCTTCGGCGACGCCGTCGATGAGGCCCACGTGCACGCAATGCGCCACGTCATACAGCGCTTCCAGATCGCCATTGGGCTGGTCAAGCCCTTCACGTCCATGGGCTCCGTGATGGAGAAGCTCGTGGAGTGGAGGCGGCTGCGCAGGCTCTTCGCCATCGTTGTCCGGCTCAAGGAGCTGTTCCTCCCTCCCATCGAGGCACGGCGGCGCGGTGTTCAGTCTCCTGGACCACGCGACAACGACGGCCGTCGTCCGTACGTTGACTCACTCGTCGACCTCCGCGTCCCTGGCGAGGATGGCGGCCGTCGCGCTCTTAGGGACGACGAGATGATGCAACTAATCTCGGAGTTCCTCGGTGCCGGCACGGGGACGGCGGTAGCAACCCTCGAATGGGCCCTCGCCCACCTTGTCGACAAGCCGGAGATGCAGGAGAAGCTCCGCGGTGAGGTTGATGACGGCGAGGTCTCCCGTGCAGGTGCAGGCATGCCTTACTTGCATGCTGTCGTGCTGGAGAGCCTCCGCATGCACCCACCGTTGCCGGTCATCCCGCGCCATGTCCATGCTGATGACGTCGGGGTACTGGTCGGAGGAATGGCCGTGCCGCCGCCGGCCGGCGACTTTTACGTGAATTTCTCCGCGGGGGACATTGGCAGGGATAGCAATATATGGAAGGATCCCGATGAGTTCCTTCCGGAGCGGTTCCTGACCGGCGGCGACAGGGATGGCGTAGGCCCATTGCCCGGGCCCAAGCAGATAAGGATGATGCCATTCGGTGCGGGGCATAGGTTCTGCCCGGGCGTGGGCATGGCGATGGTGAACATGAAGTGCTTCTTGGCTGCACTCGTGCGCGAGTTCGAGTGGGCGACACCGACTAGCACCGACACCGTTGACCTCACGGAGCTGGATTCCTTCTTCAAGGTGATGAAGAAGCCGCTTTCCGCGCGTGTCACACGACGCACCAAATCCATCTAA